One stretch of Argiope bruennichi chromosome 3, qqArgBrue1.1, whole genome shotgun sequence DNA includes these proteins:
- the LOC129963583 gene encoding aldehyde dehydrogenase, dimeric NADP-preferring-like has product MPSFEYGKILQKARNAFKGGITKNIDFRIQQLNNMYRMLTENEKQLNLAVEQDLSKPHQEASIYEIEFVLNDIRCMKQNIRNWVKSTSAEKNFITLLDETFVKPEPYGVVLVLGAWNYPIQLSLCPMIGAITAGNCCILKPSELAPKSAELLKTLIPRYLDPECYHVINGGPEETTELLKEQFDYIFYTGSTRVGQLVREAANKHLTPVTLELGGKSPVYMDDTVNLEVACRRLLWGKCINAGQTCVAPDYLMCTKELQEKLIPVMKKVLKEYFGEDPKKSPDFGRILNNKHFNRLLSLMKKGTIVIGGDHDEDTNYIAPTVITNVSPSDPIMQEEIFGPLCPIITVDGPDDAIDIINSKDKPLTLNVYSKKNSVIKKFLDNTSSGSVCVNDSIVNLSIDALPFGGVGKSGIGAYHGKYSFDTFSHKKAVLVRNYAMIGEKLGEARYPPYSPTKEKYLKRLIKRRQNLIPPHMDYVAMFVCGFLAAVIVQAILHFAKIKYF; this is encoded by the exons ATGCCTTCCTTTGAATACGGAAAA atCCTTCAGAAGGCTCGCAATGCCTTCAAAGGTGGAATAACAAAGAATATTGACTTTCGTATTCAGCAGTTAAATAACATGTATCGGAtgttaactgaaaatgaaaaacagCTTAATTTAGCTGTTGAACAAGATTTAtcaaag CCTCATCAAGAAGCATccatttatgaaattgaatttgtattgaaTGACATAAGatgtatgaaacaaaatatacgCAACTGGGTGAAATCAACTTCT GCAGAGAAAAACTTTATTACACTTCTAGATGAAACATTTGTTAAGCCTGAACCATATGGAGTTGTTTTGGTTCTTGGAGCGTGGAACTACCCTATTCAACTGTCATTGTGTCCTATGATTGGTGCAATTACAGCCGGAAATTGTTGCATATTAAAACCATCAGAATTGGCTCCTAAAAGTGCTGAACTATTGAAAACTCTCATACCCAGATATTTGGATCCT GAATGTTATCATGTCATAAATGGTGGTCCGGAAGAAACTACCGAACTATTAAAGGAacaatttgattatatattttacactGGTTCCACTCGTGTTGGACAGCTTGTGAGAGAAGCTGCAAATAAACATCTTACACCTGTCACGTTAGAGTTGGGTGGAAAATC TCCGGTATATATGGATGACACTGTAAATCTAGAAGTTGCATGCAGAAGATTATTATGGGGAAAGTGTATAAATGCAGGCCAAACTTGTGTAGCACCTGATTATTTGATGTGCACTAAAGAACTCCAAGAAAAACTGATTCCTGTAATGAAAAAggttttaaaggaatattttggaGAAGATCCCAAGAAGTCACCTGATTTTGGTAGAATCCTAAACAACAAGCATTTTAA CCGATTGTTATCATTAATGAAAAAAGGCACAATTGTTATTGGAGGTGATCATGATGAAGATACAAATTATATTGCACCAACTGTCATCACTAATGTTTCACCTTCGGATCCTATTATGCAAGAAGAG aTATTTGGGCCTCTTTGTCCAATTATTACTGTTGATGGTCCTGATGATGCTATAGATATAATAAATAGCaa GGATAAACCTTTGACATTGAATgtttattctaagaaaaatagTGTGATCAAAAAGTTTTTAGACAACACATCCAGTGGAAGTGTCTGTGTCAATGATTCAATTGTAAACCTTTCaa ttgatGCCTTACCATTTGGAGGAGTTGGAAAAAGTGGTATAGGTGCTTATCATGGAAAATATTCATTCGATACTTTCTCTCACAAGAAAGCAGTCCTTGTTCGAAACTATGCAATGATTGGTGAAAAACTTGGAGA ggCTAGATATCCTCCTTATTCTCCTACTAAAGAAAAATACTTGAAGAGACTAATAAAGAGACGACAAAATCTGATTCCACCACATATGGATTATGTTGCTATGTTTGTATGTGGTTTCTTAGCTGCTGTTATTGTTCAAGCTATATTGCat tttgccaaaatcaagtatttttaa
- the LOC129962852 gene encoding uncharacterized protein LOC129962852: MASDLVVLNRRKGSIRAQLTKLRTFIEKREHLTESTVITQLDILSRTSTRFEELRNEYYRTVSDNDFDQVESNLSELEDEILKIEVSLKSILHDLKSTSVSNSTNGAIIKESIDKVTSIRLPEIPLPLFNDRESRKQFELSLVNKEVPDFDDFIEFLERRYQVLNAIGHNIPYKSKYSDVSEQKNKARTLFVKPSNNPKYCILCRNADHPLHKCDQFLQFSPQKRYETVREKHLCLNCFRSHKIAQCKSKYTCFTCKEKHHTLLHRMQVSTVSDDSSSMNSRQTPSVADPYSLCNPSPLTSCFVTQKKRVILATAVVYVLDSFGTVRKGRALLDSGSMCNLMTSDFANALGLKKEKINVPISGISDTTLNVKRKSTSTILNSDGSFTATLDFLVIPKITDLMPSTFIDLEGIKIPPYVQLADPEFFSLQKVDILIGAEIFLSILKENRFDINNSLILQETVFGHILSGTIQGKQESQHCGLISQKDNLDNLLKKFWEVESILDTPTSKNKEELECEENFVQTYRRDEQGKYIVNLPLKKNMQLGNSIQTAKQRLDSLWKRLNNDPNFSNLYCNFMKEYEQLGHMQKLDSIENVKYVMPHHGVYKADSSTTKLRVVFDASAASTSGVSLNNCLLKGGVVQDDLFSILLRFRKHKVAFTADVKKMYRQIWVNPEQCNFQCILWKTRSSEEPSFYKLLTVTYGTKSAPYLATRVLNQLAIDEQHKFPLASAVTLKDFYVDDVLSGADDVSTAIKLQQELISLLKAGGMYLHKWCANNEMLLESVPSEDQGYQFGDSDKNTIKTLGLKWNPKEDCFGFNVTPSTSIPTKRTVLTDIAKLFDPLGLLGPVTVKAKIFLQRLWLRKIEWDQVLPHQEKHEWEIFRYCLGDITKMQIPRCILTDSIKEVELHGFADASKDAYGAVIYLRCVTILNHVKVSLLCSKSKVAPIKVMTIPRLELCAAELLAKLASKTVSSLNLKIDKICLYSDSTIVLAWINTSLHLLKVFVSNRISRIQELTKEFSWHHVKTCENPADIISRGMTPHHLMNNHLWWNGPQFLQQVTVELSDESNIPTDDEYFHELKGETTKTLTLSVDATFLDLLLLELQRGKSFLVKSVQEIAFQSDINLLLHGKQPTGKIKNLNPFLDEDGILRVGGRIQHSSVNFDQRHPVILPDKNIVSDLTSEAFIACLKRFFSRRGKSQFIFSDNGKNFVSGNSELKRLALIVTKHDEYLSNFLSEEGIQWKFLPPRAPNFGGLWEAGVKSFKYHLKRVVGVSKLTYEEFFTILHQIEGILNSRPITPLSSDMDDLEILTPGHFLIGRPITSIVEPNLTNTENNRLNLWQRTSKMVQVIWKRWQNNYLSTLQQRHKWIIKNQNLKIGDMVLLKEENLPCCKWILGRIVNVFYGKDNVVRVVNVKTHSGIYKRSISKIALLPLEV, from the exons ATGGCAAGTGATTTAGTTGTCTTAAATAGAAGAAAGGGGAGTATTAGAGCACAGTTGACAAAACTGCGaacattcattgaaaaaagaGAGCATTTAACTGAATCGACAGTGATTACCCAACTGGATATTCTTTCGAGAACAAGTACAAGATTTGAAGAACTGAGAAACGAATATTATAGGACTGTGTCGGACAATGACTTTGATCAAGTGGAATCCAATCTATCCGAACTCgaggatgaaattttgaaaatagaggtAAGCCTCAAATCCATTTTACATGATCTCAAATCTACTTCTGTTTCTAATTCTACAAATGGTGCTATTATTAAAGAGTCCATAGATAAAGTTACTTCAATTAGATTACCGGAAATACCTCTTCCATTGTTTAACG acCGCGAATCTCGAAAGCAGTTTGAACTTTCCTTAGTAAACAAGGAAGTTCCTGATTTTGatgatttcatagaatttttagaaagaagaTATCAAGTTTTAAATGCCATTGGGCACAATATTCCATACAAATCTAAATATTCGGATGTTagtgaacagaaaaataaagcaCGAACTCTATTTGTTAAGCCATCGAATAATCCCAAGTATTGTATACTGTGTAGAAACGCTGATCATCCATTGCATAAATGCGATCAGTTTTTGCAATTCTCCCCGCAAAAGCGATATGAAACTGTTCgagaaaaacatttatgtttaaattgtttcAGATCTCACAAAATCGCTCAATGTAAATCGAAATACACTTGTTTCACTTGCAAAGAAAAGCATCATACTCTATTACACCGGATGCAGGTGTCCACAGTAAGCGATGACTCATCCTCAATGAATTCAAGGCAGACTCCCTCAGTTGCTGACCCCTATTCGTTGTGCAACCCTTCCCCCCTGACTTCCTGTTTCGTTACGCAGAAGAAAAGAGTGATTCTAGCTACGGCTGTTGTTTATGTTTTGGATAGTTTCGGAACTGTCAGAAAGGGTAGGGCTTTATTAGATTCTGGAAGCATGTGTAATTTGATGACATCTGATTTCGCCAATGCACTtggtttaaagaaagaaaaaataaatgttccaatATCGGGGATTTCCGATACTACTcttaatgtgaaaagaaaaagtacCTCCACTATTTTGAACTCGGATGGCTCTTTTACTGCAACACTAGATTTCTTGGTCATTCCGAAAATCACAGATCTAATGCCATCcacatttattgatttagaaggaataaaaattccgCCTTACGTCCAATTAGCAGATCCGGAATTCTTTTCCCTCCAAAAGGTGGATATATTAATAGGGGCAGAAATATTCTTAagtatcttaaaagaaaatagatttgatataaataattccttaattttgcaAGAAACTGTATTTGGACATATACTAAGTGGAACAATTCAAGGTAAACAGGAATCACAGCATTGTGGTTTAATCTCTCAAAAAGATAACTTagataatttgttaaagaaattttgggAAGTTGAAAGTATTTTAGATACACCTACATCtaaaaacaaagaagaattaGAATGCGAAGAAAATTTCGTGCAGACTTATCGTAGGGATGAGCAAGGTAAATATATTGTTAACCTTCCtcttaagaaaaatatgcaattagGCAATTCCATTCAAACTGCAAAACAAAGATTAGATAGTCTCTGGAAGCGATTAAATAATGATCCGaatttttctaatctttattgtaattttatgaaagaatatgagCAATTAGGTCATATGCAAAAATTAGATAGTATTGAGAATGTAAAATATGTCATGCCTCATCACGGCGTTTACAAGGCTGATAGTAGTACAACAAAGTTACGCGTAGTTTTCGATGCCTCAGCTGCATCTACTTCAGGTGTATCTTTGAATAACTGTTTGCTAAAAGGAGGTGTTGTTCAAGATGACTTGTTTTCAATCTTATTGAGATTCCGAAAGCACAAGGTTGCATTTACTGCTGATGTCAAGAAAATGTACAGACAGATTTGGGTTAATCCTGAGCAGTGtaattttcaatgcattcttTGGAAAACCAGGAGTTCTGAGGAACCTTCATTTTATAAGCTTCTTACAGTTACATACGGCACCAAATCTGCTCCCTACTTAGCTACGAGAGTGCTAAACCAATTAGCAATAGATGAGCAACACAAATTTCCTTTAGCATCTGCTGTAaccttaaaagatttttatgttgATGATGTTCTCTCTGGTGCAGATGACGTTTCTACTGCAATAAAATTACAGCAAGAATTGATTTCTCTTCTAAAAGCTGGTGGCATGTATTTGCACAAATGGTGTGCAAACAATGAAATGCTTTTAGAATCTGTTCCATCTGAAGATCAAGGTTATCAGTTTGGTGattctgataaaaatacaattaaaacactTGGCTTGAAATGGAACCCAAAAGAAGACTGCTTTGGTTTCAATGTCACTCCATCAACTAGCATTCCCACAAAGCGAACTGTTTTGACTGATATAGCTAAACTTTTTGACCCACTTGGTCTTCTAGGACCAGTGACAGTAAAGGCAAAGATCTTCCTCCAGAGATTGTGGCTACGCAAAATTGAATGGGATCAAGTGTTACCACATCAGGAAAAGCACGAATGGGAAATATTCAGATATTGTTTAGGGGATATTACAAAGATGCAGATTCCTCGTTGCATTCTAACTGACTCCATCAAGGAAGTTGAACTACATGGTTTTGCTGACGCATCGAAAGATGCTTATGGTGCAGTCATCTATCTTCGTTGTGTTACTATATTGAATCATGTGAAGGTTTCTCTACTATGCAGCAAATCTAAAGTTGCTCCTATTAAGGTGATGACAATACCCCGTCTTGAGCTATGTGCTGCTGAGCTTCTTGCTAAGCTCGCTTCTAAAACTGTGTCATCTCTTAAcctgaaaatagataaaatttgcctCTACTCAGATTCGACTATAGTGCTGGCCTGGATTAATACTTCATTGCATCTGCTTAAGGTGTTTGTGTCAAATAGAATTTCCCGCATCCAAGAGCTGACGAAAGAATTTTCCTGGCACCATGTAAAAACTTGTGAAAATCCTGCTGATATTATTTCCCGTGGTATGACTCCTCACCACCTTATGAACAATCATTTGTGGTGGAATGGTCCACAGTTTCTTCAACAAGTTACTGTTGAACTTAGTGATGAAAGTAACATTCCTActgatgacgaatattttcatgAACTGAAAGGAGAGACTACTAAGACTCTAACTTTAAGTGTGGATgctacatttttagatttacttttat TAGAATTACAAAGGGGTAAATCATTCTTGGTAAAATCTGTGCAAGAAATTGCATTTCAGAGTGATATAAATTTACTTCTTCATGGAAAACAACCCACAGGtaagattaaaaatctaaatccttTTCTTGATGAAGATGGAATTTTGAGAGTAGGAGGTCGTATTCAACACAGCAGTGTAAATTTTGACCAGAGACATCCAGTTATCTTACCTGACAAAA ATATTGTTTCTGATCTAACTTCTGAAGCATTCATTGCATGCCTCAAAAGGTTCTTTTCAAGACGAGGTAAAtcgcaatttatttttagtgataatggtAAGAATTTTGTAAGTGGTAATTCTGAATTAAAGAGATTAGCTCTTATTGTAACTAAACatgatgaatatttatcaaattttttatctgaagAGGGCATTCAATGGAAATTTCTTCCACCCAGAGCACCTAACTTTGGTGGCTTATGGGAGGCAGGTGTCAAATCCTTCAAATACCATCTCAAACGTGTTGTTGGAGTTTCAAAGTTAACATATGAGGAATTTTTTACTATTCTGCATCAGATCGAAGGAATTTTGAATTCCCGTCCTATTACTCCTTTGTCTAGTGACATGGACGATCTGGAAATTCTGACACCTGGACATTTTCTCATTGGTAGGCCAATCACATCCATTGTTGAACCAAATTTAACAAACACGGAAAATAATAGATTGAATTTATGGCAAAGAACCTCAAAAATGGTACAAGTCATATGGAAAAgatggcaaaataattatttaagtactTTGCAACAAAGACATAAATGGATAATTaagaaccaaaatttaaaaattggtgacATGGTTTTGCTCAAAGAAGAAAATCTTCCATGTTGTAAATGGATTTTAGGTAGAATTGTAAATGTATTCTATGGTAAAGACAATGTAGTAAGAGTAGTAAATGTTAAAACTCATTCTGGTATCTATAAACGATCCATTTCTAAAATTGCACTTTTGCCATTGGAAGTCTAA